Within Limanda limanda chromosome 1, fLimLim1.1, whole genome shotgun sequence, the genomic segment GCCTCCGTGGTGcggattctttttttctctgcaccctctcccccctctctgtgcGTCACTTCACTGTCTCCAAGTGGCTTTAATAAGTCCAATTCAGCCTGGACCATTTCCCTAACcctctgttttttctccacatCAATGTAGTGATCCTTGTACCGTGGGTCAAGCACTGTTGCGATGCAGAACAGGGGTTCGGAGTCTGCCTGACTAAAACGTTTGTTGACAGCTTCTAACAGTGCACTTTTAGTTGTTTTGACTCCGTGGTCCGTTTCTGCTTCTTTACTGAGAAGACGCTTGAGTGCTGCAAGTAATGGGATAACATCTGCTGCAGATGCATCAGATGAACTTATCTTCTTTGTTATCTGCTCAAACGGGGCGAGAAGAGAGAGCGTGTTCACGATTAACAGCCACTGGTATGATGTGAAGGTAGAGGGCAGATCATAATCTGCTACGTAGGCAGCCAGGACTCGTTTTTGTGAAAAAAGGCTCTCCAACATATAATAAGTACTGTTCCACCTAGTACTTACATCCTGTTGGAACCGTTTTGGTGGCATTTCAAACTGTTCTTGAACAGATTGAAGGCGAGAATAAGCTAGAGGGGAATGCTTAAAGTGACCTACAATTTTCCTCCCTGTCGCTATGATATCTGCAATACTGCGCTGACTTAACACACCCTCGTGGACCGCTATCTGTAAAGTGTGAGCCATGCACCGTATGCCTTTCAGGTCACTGTCTTCCATAGCTCTAGTCATATTTCGTGCATTGTCACTCACGACTGCATGCACTTTTGATGGGTCAATATGCCAAGTTTGAAACATCCTGGCAAATGCATCAGAGATGGCTACTGCCGTGTGTGATCCTCTGAACTCCTGTGAGTGAAGCACTATCTTTTGTAACTTGAAATCTGCATCGACCCACTGTGCAGTTAAGCTCAGCATGCTGGTGGGGCTGACATCCGAGCTCCATATGTCTGTCGTGAAGCTGAGGTTAACATCTTTATCTTTAGCCAATAGCTTGTGGACGCGAGTTGCAACGCTGTCGTACATCTCAGGTAAGCACACGTCCGAGAAAAACCGCCTGCTCGGTATCGTGTAACGGGGCTCAATGTGCTCCACAAGTTTCCGAAAGCCGATGTCCTCCACAACACTAAACGGTTGATCATCCAAAGCAATAAACTCCATTACCTTCTTCGTGATTGTGTTAGCTTTGGCATTGTCCTTTGCgaacttttttgtcttttcaaagaCCGCGGCCACGGACGGAGTGTGGGTGCTGCTCGGAGCTTTCCTCTTTGATGCTACTGCAGCTGTCGCTCGCTCAAACTGAGCATGCTGCTCGGGGTGTTTGGCTTTAAGGTGGTTAATTAAAGCAGTAGTGCCAAAGGTCTTTGCGGACGACCCCCCTCTAGATATTTCGGCTAAACACTGCTTGCAAACTGCAATTCTTGTGTCGCTCTCCGACACTTTAAAACATGACCACACCGCGGACATGTTTACGTTTACCGCGTCACTAGACGCTGTTTGCTTGCGTCATTAAAACGCGCCGCTAATATTCGGCCTTGTTTTTCACTCATTTTACCGGATACCGAATGTGGCCGAATGTGGCCTTTTTTGCAATATTCGGCCGAATATATTCGGTGGCCGAATattcggtgcatccctagttcAGACCTCGACATCATCACTGGTGCCATCTGGTTCTAGAAGTCATATCAATGGTCAAATGGAGATgccaaatggtaaatggactgtttttaaatagatcttgtcttgtcttgtcttatcGTCCAAGTGCTGTACTATACAggccacattcacacacacattcatacaacaGTTCTATGGAGAGCTCTTTTTCTATCATACACCATGAGTTACCTTCTGGGTCAAAGCCACCCTATAAAACTATATTATATAGCTCCATCTCTGTAGAGTTGACTGCAGTATATATACActgtaatataaataaaactgtagtATAAATACACCTGTATCTGGACGGTAAATGTGCTCCGGGCAAAAACCTACAAATGAGGAAAATGGAACAACTCAGCgaaaaagtaaatgaaaaacacGTCGGGGGATGTAGACAAGAACATTGCTCTACCACTACGAAATTCCTGGGAGAACAGCTAAATCAATGATTATTACGGAACAGACCATAAAGAAAACTGAGAGACTGTGCAAGAAGGAGACCAGGGAGGGAAGCCGCCAAGAGACCAACGACAACTCTGCAGTTGAGTTACAAGCTTCACAGGCTCAGATTGAACAGACTGTGCACACAGCAGTGAGCTTGGTGCTCAGCTACTATTCACAGGAAGGCAAATGGAGAAGTTAAGTCTGATGAGACCAAAACTGAGTTGCACTCGCAGCATGTTCTACCTCTTTTATACCAAATTTAGAAGATATATACGCAGGTTTTTTAAAAGTGGCTAAGCCTGtttaaaagtgtaaatataGTTTGGATTTCTTTGGTGAGTCACGTGTTATGTAACGAACACACGCAAGAAACTAagaagctctctcacctcgccAGTCTTGCATTGCATGCATGACCATGACAAAAAAATCTACAAGATCCTGGAAGTTCAATGCGCATCATCATAATGTGCAGAAAAGGTGCAGTGTCTACTGTGAAGTAGagatgtagaagaagaaaagagtcGTTTTACATGGGAGTGAATGCTCATTGTGTTCCCACAGCAGACACGGTCAGATGCTGGTGGGTTTTTTGActagtggaaaaggggcttagGACTGGACATTATCCCAACACAGTATCCCCAGTAAGACACATGgctggtggtggcagcatcatgccaCAGTGAGTCCAAAATGAATGCAGGGATAAACAAGGAAATCCTGAAGGAAAAACCTGCTGCAAGACAATGAACCCAGGAATAAAGAGAGCGTTTCCCAGGGACGGACTCAAAACAGCTATGTCCTGGAGCGACCCAGTGAGAGTCCAGAGAGGAGAAACCTTCAATAGACAGTAAATCCTAATAGCTCTAAATTGTTCACATTCCTATTCAtataattttgtttatttaataccAAGTTGTCACAGCAATTCTAAAATCACCATTATTACAATTACACTTGTCATCTTTATGAtatttttaatagaaaaaaaatggagaAGGAAGAGTGTATGGTTACTTATGGACCCTG encodes:
- the LOC133001761 gene encoding zinc finger BED domain-containing protein 4-like, producing MTRAMEDSDLKGIRCMAHTLQIAVHEGVLSQRSIADIIATGRKIVGHFKHSPLAYSRLQSVQEQFEMPPKRFQQDVSTRWNSTYYMLESLFSQKRVLAAYVADYDLPSTFTSYQWLLIVNTLSLLAPFEQITKKISSSDASAADVIPLLAALKRLLSKEAETDHGVKTTKSALLEAVNKRFSQADSEPLFCIATVLDPRYKDHYIDVEKKQRVREMVQAELDLLKPLGDSEVTHREGGEGAEKKRIRTTEAVRVPSLSDMFEEILQENNPDARQTTSATAQQLDSYLSEVPVPRSDNPLTYWRTNQGRFPDLAQMARRYLAAPCTSTDSERLLSCDKAEKLLFIKKNLPLFL